One Pseudomonas abieticivorans genomic region harbors:
- the acs gene encoding acetate--CoA ligase, whose translation MFDLSAYPIADATRRNAQLDDADYQRLYRQSIDDPDRFWAEQAKAFVDWSKPWSKVRDCDLRTGKAAWFEGAQLNVSYNCIDRHLKTRGEQIAILWEGDNPSESAEITYKKLHHNVCRLANVLKERGVKKGDRVCIYMPMIPEAAYAMLACARIGAVHSVVFGGFSPDALRDRILDADCRTVITADEAVRGGKYIPLKSNVDKALQSCPAVSTVVVVERTQGTLDWVAGRDIWYHEAVHGVSHHCPPEPMGAEDPLFILYTSGSTGKPKGVLHTTGGYLLQAAMTFKHVFDYRDGEVFWCTADVGWVTGHSYIVYGPLANGASTLIYEGVPNYPDASRFWQVIDKHHVNIFYTAPTALRALMREGHGPLEKTSRESLRLLGSVGEPINPQAWEWYFHAVGNERCPIVDTWWQTETGAIMLTALPGTPRTKPGCATQPFFGVEPVLLDEKGQRLDGPGSGILAIKASWPGQIRSVYGDPQRMVDTYFKPYPGYYFTGDGARRDEDGDLWITGRIDDVVNVSGHRIGTAEVESALVLHDRIAEAAVVGYPHDLKGQGIYAFVTPMNGVTADDALRKELLALVSKEIGSFAKPELIQWAPALPKTRSGKIMRRILRKIACNELDSLGDTSTLADPSVVQGLIDTRLNR comes from the coding sequence ATGTTCGACCTCAGTGCCTACCCCATCGCCGATGCCACGCGCCGCAACGCGCAACTGGACGACGCCGACTACCAGCGCCTGTACCGCCAATCCATTGATGACCCCGACAGGTTCTGGGCCGAGCAGGCCAAGGCGTTCGTCGATTGGAGCAAGCCTTGGAGCAAGGTGCGCGATTGCGACCTGCGCACGGGCAAGGCCGCCTGGTTCGAAGGGGCGCAGTTGAATGTGAGCTACAACTGCATCGACCGCCACCTGAAAACCCGTGGCGAACAGATCGCGATACTCTGGGAGGGTGACAACCCCAGCGAATCCGCGGAGATCACCTACAAAAAGCTTCACCACAACGTCTGCCGCTTGGCCAACGTGCTCAAAGAGCGTGGGGTGAAAAAGGGCGACCGGGTGTGCATCTACATGCCCATGATTCCGGAAGCAGCCTACGCCATGCTGGCCTGCGCGCGTATTGGCGCGGTGCACTCGGTGGTGTTTGGCGGGTTTTCCCCGGACGCATTGCGCGACCGCATCCTGGATGCCGATTGCCGCACCGTGATTACCGCCGACGAGGCCGTGCGCGGTGGTAAATACATACCGCTCAAAAGCAACGTCGACAAGGCCTTGCAGAGTTGCCCGGCGGTCAGCACCGTGGTGGTGGTGGAGCGCACCCAGGGCACCCTGGACTGGGTGGCTGGCCGTGACATCTGGTACCACGAGGCCGTGCACGGCGTCAGCCACCACTGCCCGCCCGAACCGATGGGCGCCGAAGACCCGCTGTTCATCCTCTACACCTCCGGCAGCACCGGCAAACCCAAGGGCGTGCTGCACACCACGGGCGGCTACCTGCTGCAGGCCGCCATGACCTTCAAGCATGTGTTCGACTACCGCGACGGTGAAGTCTTCTGGTGCACGGCCGACGTTGGCTGGGTCACCGGCCACAGCTACATCGTTTACGGGCCGCTGGCCAACGGCGCCAGCACCTTGATTTACGAGGGCGTGCCCAATTACCCGGACGCCTCGCGCTTTTGGCAGGTGATCGACAAGCACCACGTGAATATCTTCTACACCGCCCCCACAGCCCTGCGCGCCTTGATGCGCGAAGGCCACGGCCCACTGGAAAAAACCTCTCGCGAAAGCCTGCGCCTGCTCGGCAGCGTGGGCGAACCGATCAATCCGCAGGCTTGGGAATGGTACTTCCACGCCGTAGGCAACGAGCGCTGCCCCATCGTCGATACCTGGTGGCAAACCGAGACGGGCGCCATCATGCTCACCGCGTTGCCAGGCACACCGCGCACCAAGCCCGGCTGCGCCACCCAGCCGTTCTTTGGCGTGGAGCCGGTGCTGCTGGATGAAAAAGGCCAACGCCTGGACGGCCCCGGCAGCGGCATCCTGGCCATCAAGGCCAGTTGGCCGGGGCAGATCCGCAGCGTGTACGGCGACCCCCAGCGCATGGTCGACACCTACTTCAAGCCCTACCCCGGTTACTACTTCACCGGCGATGGCGCGCGCCGCGACGAAGACGGCGACCTGTGGATAACCGGGCGCATCGATGACGTGGTCAACGTAAGCGGGCACCGCATCGGCACCGCCGAGGTGGAAAGCGCACTGGTGCTGCACGATCGCATCGCCGAGGCGGCCGTGGTCGGCTACCCTCACGACCTCAAGGGCCAGGGCATCTATGCCTTTGTCACGCCCATGAACGGCGTCACCGCTGACGACGCATTGCGCAAAGAGTTGCTGGCGTTGGTCAGCAAGGAAATCGGCAGCTTTGCCAAGCCGGAACTGATTCAATGGGCACCGGCATTGCCCAAGACCCGCTCGGGCAAGATCATGCGGCGTATCCTGCGCAAGATCGCCTGCAACGAACTCGACAGCCTGGGCGATACCTCCACCCTGGCCGACCCCAGCGTGGTGCAAGGCTTGATCGACACGCGCCTCAACCGATGA
- a CDS encoding BON domain-containing protein, translating to MKKFAIAAATATALTLTMANAAFAAQEASQAPMVVAAGEMTKAKETTSDTWITTKVKSDLVTEKGIPGTDIKVETNKGVVSLSSTVAVTEAQKTTAVNITKKIKGVKAVSADGLKAE from the coding sequence ATGAAGAAGTTCGCTATTGCTGCCGCTACTGCCACTGCTCTGACCCTGACCATGGCCAACGCAGCCTTCGCTGCCCAAGAAGCCTCCCAGGCTCCAATGGTCGTGGCTGCTGGTGAAATGACCAAAGCCAAGGAAACTACTTCCGACACCTGGATCACCACTAAAGTGAAATCCGACCTGGTGACCGAGAAAGGCATCCCAGGCACTGACATCAAGGTTGAGACCAACAAGGGTGTTGTTTCCCTGTCCTCGACTGTAGCCGTTACCGAAGCTCAGAAGACTACCGCGGTGAACATCACCAAGAAAATCAAAGGCGTTAAAGCCGTATCGGCTGATGGCCTGAAAGCTGAGTAA
- a CDS encoding oxygenase MpaB family protein: MEFIRRRIETQVLSLTGLSLGQLDLENPKGDPGLFGPDAICWQVHGDFTSMLVGGISALMLQALHPLALAGVWDHSNFRSDMLGRLRRTGQFISGTTFGATQDANWLIDKVRGIHVHIVGNAADGRPYAASDPDLLTWVHVAEVSHFLASHLRYRNPHLSGADQDRYYAEIALVAERLGARDVPKSRQQIADYLQGIRPQLVCDERSHEVIRLLLDAPAPSRLAKPFGALMMQAGIDLLPDWASAMLALKQGSLKRQLVRSGVGSTAPILRWAVRDGSVHRARRRMGIAQI, encoded by the coding sequence ATGGAATTCATTCGCCGCCGCATCGAAACACAAGTGCTGAGCCTGACCGGCCTGTCCCTGGGCCAGTTGGACCTGGAAAACCCCAAGGGCGACCCCGGGCTGTTCGGCCCCGATGCCATCTGCTGGCAGGTGCACGGCGACTTCACCAGCATGCTGGTCGGCGGCATCAGCGCCTTGATGCTGCAGGCCCTGCACCCCTTGGCCCTGGCCGGGGTATGGGACCATTCAAACTTTCGCAGTGACATGCTCGGCCGCCTGCGCCGCACCGGGCAGTTCATCTCGGGCACCACCTTTGGCGCGACCCAGGACGCCAACTGGCTGATCGACAAAGTGCGCGGCATCCATGTGCATATCGTCGGCAACGCGGCCGATGGCCGGCCCTACGCCGCCAGCGATCCGGACCTGCTGACCTGGGTGCACGTGGCCGAGGTCAGCCACTTCCTGGCCTCGCACCTGCGCTATCGCAACCCGCACCTGAGCGGCGCAGACCAAGACCGCTACTACGCCGAGATCGCCTTGGTGGCAGAGCGGCTGGGCGCGCGCGATGTGCCCAAGTCACGGCAGCAAATCGCCGACTACCTTCAAGGTATTCGCCCACAGCTTGTGTGCGACGAACGCAGCCACGAAGTGATCCGCCTGTTGCTCGATGCGCCAGCGCCCAGCCGCTTGGCCAAACCCTTTGGCGCGCTGATGATGCAGGCCGGCATCGACCTGCTGCCCGATTGGGCCAGCGCGATGCTGGCGCTGAAACAAGGCAGCCTCAAGCGCCAGTTGGTGCGCAGCGGCGTGGGCAGCACCGCGCCGATTCTGCGCTGGGCCGTGCGTGACGGCTCGGTGCACCGTGCCAGGCGGCGCATGGGTATCGCCCAAATATGA
- a CDS encoding acetyl-CoA C-acetyltransferase, with the protein MQDVVIVAATRTAVGSFQGALANIPAVDLGAAVIRQLLAQTGLDGAQVDEVILGQVLTAGAGQNPARQAAIKAGLPHAVPAMTLNKVCGSGLKALHLATQAIRCGDADVIIAGGQENMSLSNYVMPGARTGLRMGHATLVDTMISDGLWDAFNDYHMGITAENLVDKYGISREAQDAFAAASQQKACAAIEAGRFVDEITPILIPQRKGDPIAFATDEQPRAGTTAESLAKLKPAFKKDGTVTAGNASSLNDGAAAVILMSAAKAEQLGLPVLARIKAYANAGVDPAIMGIGPVSATRRCLDKAGWTFEQLDLIEANEAFAAQALSVGKELNWDASKVNVNGGAIAIGHPIGASGCRVLVTLLHEMIKRDAKKGLATLCIGGGQGVALAIER; encoded by the coding sequence ATGCAAGACGTAGTCATCGTTGCCGCCACCCGCACCGCCGTGGGCAGCTTCCAGGGCGCCCTGGCGAATATTCCCGCCGTGGACCTGGGCGCGGCGGTCATCCGCCAGTTGCTGGCCCAGACCGGCCTGGATGGCGCACAGGTCGACGAAGTCATCCTCGGCCAGGTGCTCACCGCAGGCGCCGGGCAAAACCCCGCCCGCCAGGCCGCGATCAAGGCTGGCCTGCCCCATGCCGTGCCCGCCATGACCCTGAACAAAGTCTGCGGCTCGGGCCTCAAGGCCCTGCACCTGGCCACGCAGGCCATCCGCTGCGGCGACGCCGACGTCATCATCGCCGGTGGCCAGGAGAACATGAGCCTGTCCAACTACGTGATGCCCGGCGCCCGCACCGGCTTGCGCATGGGCCACGCGACCCTGGTCGACACCATGATCAGCGACGGCCTGTGGGACGCCTTCAACGACTACCACATGGGCATCACTGCCGAGAACCTGGTAGACAAGTACGGCATCAGCCGTGAAGCCCAGGACGCCTTTGCCGCCGCCTCCCAGCAAAAAGCCTGCGCAGCCATCGAAGCCGGGCGCTTCGTCGACGAAATCACCCCCATCCTGATCCCGCAGCGCAAAGGCGACCCCATTGCCTTCGCCACCGACGAGCAACCGCGTGCCGGCACCACCGCCGAGTCCCTGGCCAAGCTCAAGCCAGCCTTCAAAAAAGACGGCACGGTGACCGCAGGTAACGCCTCGTCGCTAAACGATGGCGCCGCCGCCGTGATCCTAATGAGCGCCGCCAAGGCCGAGCAGCTGGGCCTGCCAGTGCTGGCCCGCATCAAGGCCTATGCCAATGCCGGCGTAGACCCAGCCATCATGGGCATCGGCCCGGTCAGCGCCACCCGCCGTTGCCTGGACAAGGCCGGTTGGACCTTCGAGCAACTGGACTTGATCGAAGCCAACGAAGCCTTCGCTGCCCAGGCCCTGTCGGTGGGCAAGGAGCTGAACTGGGACGCCAGCAAGGTCAACGTCAACGGCGGCGCCATCGCCATTGGCCACCCGATTGGTGCGTCGGGCTGCCGCGTGCTGGTCACCCTGCTGCACGAAATGATCAAGCGTGATGCCAAGAAGGGCCTGGCCACCCTGTGCATCGGTGGTGGTCAGGGCGTCGCGCTGGCCATCGAGCGCTAG
- a CDS encoding class I SAM-dependent rRNA methyltransferase, with protein MTPLNQALRAALDCRKDLLSELHAQGTDCYRLFHGSQEGAGGLTVDRYGPQLLVQSFHQSLEPAELLAVHEQVNRELGLELLLVYNDRSRGNSRIDRQDTAYQAADAALADLVGHEWGLNYRVRGRHAGQDPLLFLDLRNARGWVKQHSQGKSVLNLFAYTCGVGLSAAAGGASEVCNLDFAEGNLAVGKENGVLNPQLPPMQFVQSDYFPAIRQLAGLAITQRRGQKLPSYPRLEQRQFDLVFLDPPAWAKSAFGTVDLLRDYQSLLKPALLSTADNGVLICCNNLAKVSLDDWREQVLRCAEKAGRPVRDWQVMAPAQDFPSMDGQPPLKTLILQL; from the coding sequence ATGACCCCTTTGAATCAGGCGCTGCGCGCCGCCCTCGACTGCCGTAAAGACCTCCTCAGTGAACTGCACGCGCAGGGCACCGACTGTTATCGCCTGTTCCATGGCAGCCAGGAAGGCGCCGGCGGCCTGACCGTCGACCGTTACGGCCCGCAGTTGCTGGTGCAAAGCTTCCACCAGAGCCTGGAGCCGGCCGAGCTGTTGGCCGTGCACGAGCAGGTTAACCGCGAGCTGGGCCTGGAACTGTTGCTGGTGTACAACGACCGCTCCCGTGGTAATTCACGCATCGACCGGCAAGACACGGCGTACCAGGCCGCTGATGCCGCCCTGGCAGACTTGGTGGGCCACGAATGGGGCCTGAACTACCGAGTGCGCGGCCGCCATGCCGGGCAAGACCCGTTGCTGTTCCTGGACCTGCGCAACGCCCGTGGCTGGGTCAAGCAGCACAGCCAGGGCAAAAGCGTGCTCAACCTGTTCGCCTATACCTGCGGCGTTGGCTTGAGCGCGGCGGCTGGCGGCGCGAGCGAAGTCTGCAACCTGGATTTCGCCGAGGGTAACCTGGCGGTGGGCAAGGAAAACGGCGTACTGAACCCGCAACTGCCGCCCATGCAGTTCGTGCAGTCCGATTACTTCCCGGCCATTCGCCAACTGGCTGGGCTAGCGATCACCCAACGCCGCGGGCAAAAACTGCCCAGCTACCCGCGCCTGGAACAACGCCAGTTCGACCTGGTATTCCTCGACCCGCCTGCTTGGGCCAAGAGCGCCTTCGGCACCGTGGACTTGCTGCGCGATTACCAGAGCCTGCTCAAGCCAGCCCTGCTGAGCACCGCCGACAACGGCGTGTTGATCTGCTGCAACAACCTGGCGAAAGTCAGCTTGGATGACTGGCGCGAACAGGTGCTGCGCTGCGCCGAAAAGGCCGGGCGACCGGTGCGCGACTGGCAGGTGATGGCCCCGGCGCAAGATTTCCCCTCGATGGATGGGCAACCGCCGTTGAAGACCTTGATTCTGCAGTTGTAG
- a CDS encoding DUF2845 domain-containing protein, giving the protein MKTAVCLGLVLLAMTGNAQASSTLRCASALISVEDSMGEVARKCGEPASRTFMGYRQGGYYGPPQVPIEQWVYGPNNGMYQYLRFEGGRLITIDSKRGD; this is encoded by the coding sequence ATGAAAACCGCTGTATGCCTGGGCCTAGTATTACTGGCCATGACGGGCAACGCCCAGGCGAGCTCCACGCTGCGCTGCGCCAGTGCCTTGATCTCGGTGGAGGACAGCATGGGCGAGGTCGCCCGCAAGTGTGGCGAACCCGCTTCGCGCACGTTCATGGGTTACCGCCAGGGCGGCTACTACGGCCCGCCTCAGGTGCCCATCGAACAATGGGTGTATGGGCCCAACAATGGCATGTACCAGTACTTGCGCTTTGAGGGTGGGCGGTTGATCACGATCGATAGCAAGCGCGGCGACTGA
- a CDS encoding DUF748 domain-containing protein, whose amino-acid sequence MLQAPPFEQTKPHMHKGLKRTLAAIVALIAVYSLLGFLILPGIGLRIANQQLANYSTVPAHLDRLEFNPFSLELTLWGLRLGEPGTEQVAFERLYANLQLDSLWTRALHLEAVELDKPRTELLFNKDGTLNLAQLFKLPPSTPAKPDEPPSKPFPLRIGSIKLVEGYLHFKDMRPSEPIEFLYNSMNLELNNLSTLPDDNADMTLVAAGPAGGRIDWSGKISLVPITSEGKLKVTDGKMKVWWPYVRDALPLALQDGNFSLSTDYQLNLSKETELNLSNVAVSIAPFAINTPDGRPLVKLERLDVSDTSLDLAKQLVTVGKIRSQNLETWAAREADGQLDWQKLFAQPAKPAPQEKNAPATADAKPETQPVPSAPSKPWQVLLKDVQLRDYKVHLADRVPKEPVALELGPLNLDLQNFDSLNKSPFNLKLDTGLGKQGKISASGEVNLNPVSAKLKVTTQDIDLRVAQSYITPFIRMELRSGMLGSDLAVNLKSTEPLALTVTGRAQVDQLHTLDTLKTRDFVKWQQLVLEGVNFDLGNSLSIDKVNLLQPYARFMINEDRTTNINDMLIAQPAGAPTAPAAKTASNDKPMAIHIGQVNINDGSANFADFSLTPNFATAVQQLNGQIGTIDSREQKPAKVDIKGKVDRYAPVTIQGSLNPFDPMASLDIATSFKRVELTTLTPYSGKFAGYRIRKGRLNLDLHYLITKGQLKAENKVVVEQLQLGEKVDSPDAVNLPLKLAIALLKDTDGKISIELPVTGDLNNPQFSVMPIVWQTLRNLIVKAAAAPFKLLGGLISGGDSADLSNVAFAPGSSELSADAQASLTKLAAALKARPALHLEVEGTSAATSDGPLIAQQRLDREYQANYYKILQRRGDKVPAQASMLTVPEDEKPAMLEAIYRTRLKGQPPAEWEQLDKKERTAKLQQGVIKSWAESAPLLRTLGQDRATAIKGFMVDKGQLPDDRVFLIDANLGQAESDGRVITPLHLDAD is encoded by the coding sequence ATACTCCAAGCACCTCCGTTCGAACAGACGAAGCCGCACATGCACAAAGGATTGAAACGCACCCTCGCCGCCATCGTGGCGCTAATCGCCGTGTACAGCCTGCTCGGTTTCCTGATATTGCCGGGCATTGGCCTACGTATCGCCAACCAGCAATTGGCCAATTACTCGACCGTACCTGCGCACCTGGACCGTCTGGAGTTCAACCCCTTCAGCCTGGAGCTGACACTGTGGGGCTTGCGCCTGGGCGAACCGGGAACCGAGCAGGTGGCCTTCGAGCGCCTGTACGCCAACCTGCAACTGGACAGCCTGTGGACCCGCGCCCTGCACCTGGAAGCCGTGGAGCTGGACAAGCCGCGCACCGAGTTGCTGTTCAATAAGGACGGTACCCTCAACCTGGCGCAGCTGTTCAAGCTGCCGCCCAGCACGCCTGCCAAGCCGGACGAGCCGCCGAGCAAGCCGTTCCCGTTGCGCATCGGCAGCATCAAGCTGGTGGAAGGCTACCTGCACTTCAAGGACATGCGCCCCAGCGAACCCATCGAGTTTCTCTACAACTCGATGAACCTTGAGCTGAACAACCTCAGTACCCTGCCCGACGACAACGCCGACATGACCCTGGTGGCCGCCGGCCCCGCCGGCGGGCGTATCGACTGGAGCGGCAAGATCAGCCTGGTGCCGATCACCTCCGAGGGCAAGCTGAAGGTCACCGATGGCAAGATGAAGGTCTGGTGGCCTTATGTACGCGATGCGTTGCCTCTGGCTTTGCAAGACGGCAACTTCAGCCTGAGCACCGATTACCAGCTCAACCTGTCCAAGGAAACCGAACTCAACCTGAGCAACGTCGCCGTCAGTATCGCGCCGTTCGCCATCAACACCCCGGACGGTCGCCCACTGGTCAAGCTGGAACGCCTGGACGTCAGCGACACCTCGCTAGACCTTGCCAAGCAATTGGTCACCGTGGGCAAGATCCGCAGCCAGAACCTGGAAACCTGGGCCGCCCGCGAGGCTGACGGGCAACTGGACTGGCAAAAACTGTTCGCCCAGCCCGCCAAGCCCGCCCCCCAGGAAAAAAACGCGCCGGCCACCGCCGATGCCAAGCCTGAAACCCAGCCGGTGCCCAGCGCACCGAGCAAGCCCTGGCAGGTACTGCTTAAAGACGTGCAATTGCGCGACTACAAAGTGCACTTGGCCGACCGCGTGCCCAAAGAGCCCGTCGCCCTGGAACTGGGCCCGCTGAACCTGGACCTGCAAAACTTCGACAGCCTCAACAAATCGCCTTTTAACCTGAAACTGGACACAGGCCTGGGCAAACAGGGCAAGATCAGCGCCAGTGGCGAGGTCAACCTGAACCCGGTCAGCGCCAAGCTGAAAGTCACCACCCAAGACATCGACCTGCGGGTGGCGCAGTCCTACATCACCCCGTTCATTCGCATGGAGCTGCGCAGTGGCATGCTCGGCAGCGACCTGGCCGTCAACCTCAAGAGCACCGAGCCGTTGGCCTTGACCGTGACCGGCCGCGCTCAGGTTGACCAGTTGCACACCCTGGACACCCTCAAGACCCGTGACTTCGTCAAATGGCAGCAGTTGGTGCTCGAAGGCGTGAACTTCGACTTGGGCAACAGCTTGTCGATCGACAAGGTCAACCTGCTGCAACCCTATGCCCGCTTCATGATCAACGAAGACCGCACCACCAACATCAACGACATGCTGATCGCCCAACCTGCCGGCGCGCCAACGGCGCCTGCGGCGAAAACCGCCAGCAACGACAAACCCATGGCCATCCATATTGGCCAGGTGAACATCAACGATGGCTCGGCCAACTTCGCCGACTTCAGCCTGACACCCAACTTTGCCACTGCCGTGCAACAGCTCAACGGGCAGATCGGCACCATCGACAGCCGCGAACAAAAGCCGGCCAAGGTGGACATCAAAGGCAAGGTCGACCGCTACGCCCCGGTCACCATCCAGGGCAGCCTGAACCCTTTCGACCCCATGGCCAGCCTGGACATCGCCACCAGCTTCAAGCGCGTAGAGCTGACCACCCTCACGCCCTACTCCGGCAAGTTCGCCGGCTACCGCATCCGCAAGGGCCGGCTTAACCTGGACCTTCACTACCTGATCACCAAGGGCCAACTCAAGGCCGAAAACAAAGTGGTGGTCGAGCAACTGCAACTGGGCGAGAAGGTCGACAGCCCGGATGCGGTGAACCTGCCCCTGAAACTGGCGATCGCCCTGCTCAAGGACACGGACGGCAAGATTTCGATCGAGCTACCGGTGACCGGCGATTTGAATAACCCGCAGTTCAGCGTGATGCCCATCGTCTGGCAAACCCTGCGTAACCTGATCGTCAAGGCGGCGGCCGCGCCGTTCAAATTGCTGGGTGGGCTGATCAGCGGCGGCGACTCCGCCGACCTGAGTAACGTGGCCTTTGCGCCGGGCTCCAGCGAGCTGAGCGCCGATGCCCAGGCCTCCCTGACCAAACTGGCCGCAGCGCTCAAGGCACGCCCGGCCTTGCACCTGGAAGTAGAAGGCACCAGCGCGGCCACCAGCGACGGCCCGTTGATTGCCCAGCAACGGTTGGATCGCGAATACCAGGCCAACTACTACAAAATCCTGCAGCGGCGCGGCGACAAGGTGCCGGCCCAAGCCTCGATGCTGACCGTGCCGGAAGATGAGAAGCCCGCCATGCTGGAGGCTATCTACCGTACCCGTCTGAAGGGCCAGCCACCGGCTGAGTGGGAGCAGTTGGACAAGAAAGAGCGCACGGCCAAACTGCAACAGGGCGTGATCAAATCCTGGGCCGAGAGCGCGCCGTTGCTGCGCACCTTGGGCCAGGATCGCGCCACGGCGATCAAAGGCTTTATGGTCGACAAAGGCCAATTGCCGGACGACCGCGTGTTCCTGATTGACGCCAACCTTGGCCAGGCCGAAAGTGATGGGCGTGTAATCACCCCACTGCATTTGGACGCCGATTGA
- the pnp gene encoding polyribonucleotide nucleotidyltransferase, with the protein MNPVIKKFQFGQSTVTLETGRIARQASGAVLVTVDNDVTVLVTVVGAKQADPGKGFFPLSVHYQEKTYAAGKIPGGFFKREGRPSEKETLTSRLIDRPIRPLFPEGFMNEVQVVCTVVSTSKKTDPDIAAMIGTSAALAISGIPFEGPIGAARVAFHESTGYLLNPTYEQLAASSLDMVVAGTSDAVLMVESEAKELTEDQMLGAVLFAHDEFQVVINAVKELAAEAAKPTWNWVAKAENTPLLSAIRGEFGAAVSDAYTITVKADRYAKLGELRDQVIAKFSGEEGQPSAGEVKEIFGEIEYRTVRENIVNGKPRIDGRDTKTVRPLNIEVGVLPKTHGSALFTRGETQALVVATLGTARDAQLLDTLEGEKKDPFMLHYNFPPFSVGECGRMGGAGRREIGHGRLARRSVQAMLPAADVFPYTIRVVSEITESNGSSSMASVCGASLALMDAGVPMKAPVAGIAMGLVKEGEKFAILTDILGDEDHLGDMDFKVAGTAKGVTALQMDIKINGITEEIMEIALGQALEARLNILGQMNQIIGQSRSELSENAPTMIAMKIDTDKIRDVIGKGGATIRAICEETKASIDIEDDGSIKIFGETKEAAEAARQRVLGITAEAEIGKIYVGKVERIVDFGAFVNILPGKDGLVHISMLSDARVEKVTDILKEGQEVEVLVLDVDNRGRIKLSIKDVAAAKASGV; encoded by the coding sequence GTGAACCCGGTCATCAAGAAGTTTCAATTCGGTCAGTCGACCGTTACCCTCGAAACGGGCCGCATCGCCCGCCAAGCCTCCGGCGCCGTATTGGTTACCGTCGATAACGACGTCACCGTATTGGTTACCGTTGTAGGCGCCAAGCAAGCTGATCCAGGCAAGGGCTTCTTCCCTCTGTCTGTGCACTACCAGGAAAAAACCTACGCTGCCGGCAAGATCCCTGGTGGTTTCTTCAAGCGCGAAGGCCGTCCTTCCGAGAAAGAAACCCTGACCTCGCGTTTGATCGATCGCCCGATCCGCCCGCTGTTTCCTGAAGGCTTCATGAACGAAGTGCAGGTTGTCTGCACCGTCGTTTCCACCAGCAAGAAAACCGATCCGGACATCGCTGCGATGATCGGTACTTCGGCTGCCCTGGCGATCTCCGGCATTCCTTTCGAAGGCCCGATCGGCGCTGCGCGCGTTGCTTTCCACGAAAGCACCGGCTACCTGCTGAACCCAACCTACGAGCAACTGGCTGCCTCGAGCCTGGACATGGTCGTTGCCGGTACCTCCGACGCCGTGCTGATGGTTGAATCGGAAGCCAAAGAGCTGACCGAAGACCAGATGCTGGGCGCCGTGCTGTTTGCCCACGACGAGTTCCAGGTGGTGATCAACGCCGTCAAGGAACTGGCCGCCGAAGCCGCCAAGCCAACCTGGAACTGGGTTGCCAAGGCTGAGAACACCCCACTGCTGAGCGCCATCCGTGGTGAATTCGGTGCTGCGGTTTCCGATGCCTACACCATCACCGTCAAGGCTGATCGTTACGCCAAGCTGGGTGAGTTGCGCGACCAGGTCATCGCCAAGTTCTCCGGTGAAGAAGGCCAGCCTTCTGCCGGCGAAGTGAAAGAAATCTTCGGCGAAATCGAATACCGCACCGTTCGCGAAAACATCGTCAACGGCAAGCCACGTATCGACGGCCGCGACACCAAGACCGTGCGCCCGCTGAACATCGAAGTCGGTGTTCTGCCAAAAACCCACGGTTCGGCCCTGTTCACCCGTGGCGAAACCCAGGCCCTGGTTGTTGCAACCCTGGGTACTGCGCGTGACGCACAGCTGCTGGACACCCTGGAAGGCGAGAAAAAAGACCCCTTCATGCTGCACTACAACTTCCCTCCGTTCTCGGTGGGCGAGTGTGGTCGCATGGGCGGTGCTGGCCGTCGCGAAATCGGTCACGGCCGTCTGGCCCGTCGTTCGGTCCAGGCCATGCTGCCTGCCGCCGACGTGTTCCCGTACACCATCCGCGTGGTATCGGAAATCACCGAGTCCAACGGTTCGAGCTCCATGGCTTCGGTCTGCGGTGCCTCCCTGGCACTGATGGACGCTGGTGTGCCGATGAAGGCGCCGGTTGCCGGTATCGCCATGGGCCTGGTTAAAGAAGGCGAGAAGTTCGCCATCCTGACCGACATCCTGGGTGACGAAGACCACCTGGGCGACATGGACTTCAAGGTGGCCGGTACTGCCAAGGGCGTTACCGCCCTGCAGATGGACATCAAGATCAACGGCATCACCGAAGAGATCATGGAAATCGCCCTGGGCCAAGCCCTGGAAGCGCGCCTGAACATCCTCGGCCAGATGAACCAGATCATTGGTCAGTCCCGTAGCGAACTGTCGGAAAACGCTCCGACCATGATCGCCATGAAGATCGACACCGACAAGATCCGTGACGTCATCGGTAAAGGCGGCGCCACCATCCGCGCTATCTGTGAAGAAACCAAGGCTTCGATCGACATCGAAGACGACGGTTCGATCAAGATCTTCGGCGAAACCAAGGAAGCGGCAGAAGCAGCACGCCAGCGCGTCCTGGGTATTACCGCAGAAGCCGAGATCGGCAAGATCTACGTGGGCAAGGTTGAGCGCATCGTCGACTTCGGCGCATTCGTCAACATCCTGCCTGGCAAGGACGGCCTGGTTCACATCTCGATGCTGAGCGACGCTCGTGTCGAGAAAGTGACCGACATCCTCAAAGAAGGCCAGGAAGTGGAAGTGCTGGTACTGGACGTGGACAACCGCGGCCGTATCAAGCTGTCCATCAAGGACGTGGCTGCAGCAAAAGCTTCCGGCGTGTAA